CTGTCATACTACCTACTCTGATGGCACTCTTACCCCAACTGAACTAGTTTCCGCCGCAGTTAAGGCAGGGGTACGCGCTTTAGCAATTACCGATCACGATACTCTTTCTGGTTGGGGAGAAGCATTTGCGGCGGCGGAGGAACAAAATTTGGAAATTGTACCGGGTGTGGAGTTAAGCACGGTTCATCATGATTGTTCTTTGCACATTCTCGGCTTTTATCCGGATGCAGAAAAGTTGCGAGAACCTTTGCTCGATCGCACGGAAGGACGTTTTCGCCGCGCTAGGCAAATGGCGGAAAAATTAGCCGAATTGGGATATCCGATCGAATTACCCTACTTAGGGGAAGGAATGGCTCCCGGACGACCGCATATTGCTACGGCATTGGTTAGAGCGGGTTACGTGCAATCATCGGCAGAAGCTTTTGAACGCTGGTTAGGTGATGGTGGCCCAGCTTACGTAAATTACGAAAAGTTTTCCATTCAAGATGGAATTAGTTTATTACGTAGTTGCGGTGCGGTACCAGTTTGGGCGCATCCTTATTTATTTCGAGGTGGTGAAGTAGAACAAGTATTGAAAGAGTTGGTAGATGCTGGTTTGATGGGAGTAGAAGTTTATCACCCAAATCATTCTGCCGGACAAACAGCACATCTGAAAAAGTTGTGCAAAGAATATGGGTTGCTGATGAGTGGTGGCAGCGATTATCACGGGCCGAATTCTGGGGTGAGAGGGAAAGAAAGCATTAAATTAAATATGCTGAACGTGCCTTGGGAATTGCTCGATCCGATTAAAAAAGCGGCTGCCAGTTTAACTACAACTGTGTAATGTACAGAGATGAGACGTTTCATGCAACGTCTCTACAAAATTTCTTGGTAACTTTAATTTTTGGAAATATCTAGTTGACTAATTTGTTTGAAGGATACGTTACCGCCACTAATAATTATGCCTACTTTGCTATTTGGTGCGGTAACTTTACCTTCTAACAAAGCTGCTGCTGCTAACGCGCCTGTCGGTTCGACAACGATTTTCAATCGTTCCCAAATAAAAAACATGGTGCGAATAATTGCTTCTTCAGAAACGGTTACCATGTCATCAACATAATGCAGTATTAAGGGAAAGGTAATTTCTCCTAAGCAAGGGGTACGAACGCCATCGGCAATGGTATCGGGATTATGAACTTTGTGCAGAGTTTTAGTATGAAAAGAGCGAGTTGCATCATCGGCTTTTTCCGGTTCTACGCCTATTATTCGACAGTTGGGTGATAAGGTTTTAGTGGCAATGGCTGAACCGGAAAGCAAACCGCCACCGCCACAGCAAACTAAGAGTAAATCCAATTCTCCTACTTCGGAAATTAGTTCTAGCGCTGCCGTACCTTGTCCTGCAACGACGTGAGGATGGTTGTAGGGGGGAATTAGGGTTAAATTGCGATCGCGTGCGATATTTTGAGCGAATTCTTCTCTGTTGGCTTGGTTGGGATCGTACAATACAACCTCAGCGCCATATCCGCGAGTGGCGGCAATTTTCACGTCGGGTGCGTTTTCTGGCATGACGATAACTGTGGGGATACTAAGTAGTTTGCCAGCTAACGCGATCGCTTGTGCGTGATTGCCGGAAGAATAAGCTAAAACTCCTTGTTGTTTTTCTTTTTCTGATAGCTGTATTAACGCATTATAAGCGCCGCGTAATTTAAATGAACCTGTGCGTTGGAAATTTTCGCATTTAAAAAATACCTGGCTACCTGTTAATTCGTTAACTGTGGTTGAAGTAAGAATGGGGGTGCGATGAGCAATATTTGCTAATCTGGTGGCGGCAGCTTGGATGTCTTGGTAGGTGACAGATAAGTTTTTTTCGTTAGGTGCGTTCGATTGATGGGAGTTCATTAAAATTGATGATAAATAAAAAAATGGCTACCAGCCGCGTGTCAAGAATAAATCTTTTGCGATCGCGATCGCGTTTTTGATTTACTCTTGATAGGCAAATTACCTACTGCGGCATGAGTAACCCATAACCAGCAACCTTTTTTGCAGCATATCCCATCTGCATTTGCAGTCCGCTCTATCTATAGATATAATTTCTCTTGACAATTACCCTTGGAACTTCTTCCTAATTAATTACCAGTTGGAGTAACTAACTTACCCAATTTGTCGTTCGCACACCAAAACCGTGCCTTTTTTTCCTCTAGTAATCCGCAATTCTTCATCAAGATAAAGTATCTCTCAGCTTTGTTTTGGCTGCTTCGGTAGCTTGAGTTTGCCTATTCATTTTTTAATTGTCAGTGTTTTTTTAAGGTAGTTTATTAATACAGAATTCAGGAGTTAGAATTCTGTATTAATTATAATCCAACTGGCAGCTGACTTATGAATACTATTCTAGTTGTCGATGTGCCAGTTATTTTAGTTACCCATCTTCTGCATTACAACAGTCTAGAAAAGGAGTGGTATTATATTTTTCTAATTTAACCGATCGCAAAAATTCTTGCCATTCTTTTGGATACATTTGGCGTTGTTCGATCATGATATCTAAGGCTTCTTGCCAAATCGATGCAGCCGCATATAATTTTGCTTGTTTAAGAGGATCGATTTCTTGTTGTAGCTGACTGTTTAATCGATCGGTTGGCTCAACTCTCCGAATTATACCATTAACAAAAGGATTAGAAGAAACCCCTTCTTCGTCACAGACAACAATAAAACTCCACCGATAATTTTTCCCACTTTCTAAAACAACTGTATTGGGAAAATTTAGTTTAATGATTCCTTCTTTACCAGAAGTTAGCAAGCTACTTTCATACAAAACATTTTCTCCATCTGAGTCTTCTATTCTAAATTCTGCCGATCGTGCTTTATCTTGTTTGGGAAGATAAATATACAAAGGAGGGTTAGAATTAATGGTAGTTACCACGCTGTTTAGGGGAACGATTGCTTCTGGCGATCGCGAAACTGGTTGCAAGCAACGATATCCGCCTGCCGTACTTCCCCGCAAGCGTTGTTCTCCCCTTTCTTTGGTGGCTGTAAAACGCACGCCAATTAAATTTGGGGCAGAAGCCGTGACTATTTGGCTGTTCGCATAACTGACAAATATGCTAGTAATTATCATCAACAGAAATAAGAAATTCGGTCTTTTCATTTTCAACATCATTTACCTCTGATTAGTTATTTAATTAATCATCATTCCATCGACTACCCAATTTACTAAATGAGCTTCCGTAAGATCGGGAACCTCTAGGCGATCGCACATTTTTTCAATTATCGATTCTGGCACCATTGCTTCCCGTTCCCGATTGCGTTTTAGCAATTCTTCATAAGGAACTTCTAAATAAACGATCCTAATTCTGGCGCGATAAGCAGAAAATAAATTAATTAATCCAGAACGGATTTGTCGGGAAAGATTAGTGCCATTCCATACGAATGATTTGCCCGCTCTCATATATTCTTTAGCAACTGATTTAGCCTGATTTATTACCTCACCTTGTTCGTCTTTAGGAGATATATTCATCTGTTTTCGCACTTCATCCAAAGCGATCGCTCTCCAATCGGGAAGATTTTCTCTTACCCAGTAATCTTTACCAGAACCAGGTAATCCAGACATCAAAATCACTTCAAATTTGGTATCATCAAAAGCTGCATAATCTGGGTTGCCATCTTCCTTTTGAAAATAAACAAACCGACTGTGATGGGAAGCAAACTGTCTGGGATATTCAAAACAATGATTTTCCTGACAAAATTCTCGAAAGAATTGAATTTTTTCTAGTAATTGCGATCGGTCATCACAATGGCGACCCCTCACGTCTGCTTCGGCTAACAATCCTAATAAATCGCAGCGAATTAGTTGACTGGCTTTAATTACAGCACGTTGGGGATTGGATTTATCCCAAAACCATAGAGGCAAACTACCATAAAGTATTAAAGCAATAATTGCTTCTCTTTGGCGAAATGGCACGTTCATCAAATAAAGAATTTGTCTGGCCATTTTTGCACCTTGACGAACGTGACCTTTAGAAGTGATACTGCCATCAATTTCTCGATTAGTGGCGCTGGGTTTTGCCACATCATGCAATAAAGCAGCCGCAAACAAAATCGAGCGTTCGGTAGGTGGCAATTCTCGCCAAGCAGGTAATGAAATGAGCGCTTCGCAAACTAAGCGGGTGTGGGTAAGAACATCGCCTTCCGCGTGATAGCGGGGGTCTTGGGGACAATTTTCTAGCGCTTGCAACCAATCAAATTCTGCTTGAACTGCCGACCAATTGAGATACCAATTCGGCGGTTTCGGACAGAAAGGAAATGACCAGGATGGAGATAAAATTTGGGCAGAATTCATAATGCAAATAAATCGACTTCCGGACTTAATTGATTTGGGATAATGGGACGGTTAAGCCAATGACCGTCCGATTGTAATACTGTGGTTAAAAAGCTAGCACGCACGTATTTATAACGAGCCGTAACTATCGATTCTTCTTCTACTTTGATGTATAATCCCTCCATGAGAGTAGTGGGATCGGTTTGCGCGATCGATCTTTCTACATCTAATCCTTTTTCTTCACACGATAACCGAAATCGCTCTAGATGTCCCGCTCGGATATAATTGGAGTTGGCCAATAATCCGGTTAGCTGTTTGTAAGATTGCAGTATTCCGGCGAATAAAACTGGTACGGAAACTAGCGGCAACCCTGAAAGTAATTGATTTCGGCTTTTGGTACTGAGAAATTCGTTTTTTTCTGTATCCATTACATCATATTCTAAAAAATAATGGGGTAAATAATCGTAAAAAATTGTATGTTTGGCATAAAGCCATTCGCCGTACAATATGTAACGATTACCTAATATTTCCCAAAATGCTGCTGCATGACTATATGCCCATTGTTTAAACAAATTAAAATGTTTTTCCCTTTCCCCGCCTGTCAGATAATGACCTCGACTTTGCAGCCTGATTTGACCGTCATCGCTAAAACTAATGGCAGCATTTGCACCATCAACTTTTTCTTCTACTATTACATAACGATTTGCGATCGCATTAAAAGGTACGCTATCTAAATCTTCATCTCCCGGTTGCAGTCTGGAACCTTGAATGTGATGAGTGCGGGGATATTTCCGAATTTGATGTTCCATTATTACCCTACTTTAGCAACTGCTATGACGAGCCAATAAATAGTATAGAGGGTTTGAAAACCCCTACGTTTCTCATCGGGTACGGAAGTTCTGTATTATCTCCTATTGCCATGACTAGAATTCTGATGTAAGTTGTATTTTTAGAAGAAAATATCCGATTTGGTGTGAAAAATTAATCAACTTTTCTCTTGAAGGTGTAAAAATTATGACTCAGATATTCGGAGATTTCATCGATAATATATCTTCCGATCGCGATTCTTTAGAACTTATATTTACTCATAGCTCTCATTCCCTTAAATTAGGCTGGCGTAACAATCGCTTATCAGCACATTTCGTGGCTAATTATTTTTTAACTTTCTTGCCAGTCGATGATAAAGACCCGAATGGCGAAGATAAGGTAAGAGAAAGTAGAGATGCTGTGAGCTATGTAGGCAATGAATTATTAGAAAATGCCATGAAACATAACGATATAGAAAGTAATTATCAAGTCAAATTTGGCATTCACTTATTAGAAGAATCGGAATTGAAAGTAGTGATTTTTGCTAGTAATGCTTTGAAATCTGAGGAAATAAGCAAGTTTCAAGATTTTATTAAAGAATTAATTACATCAGATCCCGATGAGCTATTCGTGCGTCAGGTGGAAAAGAGTGCAGAGGAAGAATATAGCGAATCTTCAGGATTAGGGCTGATTACGAGTATCAATGATTATTCAGCTAAATTGGGCTGGAAATTTGAACCTTTACCAAGTCAGCCAGATTTCACTATTGTGACGGCAATGGCTCAACTTAAAGTATTATAAAACTTCGTCCATACAACCTTTTGTAATAAAAATCCCCCGCTATTTGGACGGGGGAAGAGCGAATTTCTAATTTAAAATTATTTAGGAATTAAGTGCCACTAAGTGAATGTCAAACGTGAGGTCTTGACCTGCTAAAGGATGATTGGCATCGAGAACTACTTTTGAATCATCCATTTCCGTGACCGTGACATTAATCACTTGTCCGGAAGGATGCTGTAGTTGGAGTTGCAGACCTTCTTCAATTTCTAAATCGTCGGGAATTTGTTGGCGGTCTACTAGCATTACCATTTCTGGACGGTGAGGCCCGTAGGCTCGATCGCATGGTATTTCTTCGGTTTTTGTTTCGCCGGGACTCATTCCGATCACTGCTTGTTCAAAACCAGGTATTACCTCGCCTTCGCCAATGGAAAATTCTAAGGGATCGCGAGACATGGAAGAATCGAAAACAGTACCGTCAAGCAACCTACCAGTGTAGTGAACTAGCACGGTGTCACCTAATTTAGCCTGCATCATAGTTTTGCTCCGGTATCACATCTATCATTATGGCTTGTATATCAGTTGAAAATCCGATCGTTATATTCTTTTAAGAGGCATTCTGATTTTTTCGTTTTTTTTTCAATGACAAAGCTTTTTATTGTCTGTTCGGAGCGCTTTAAAAAAGTGAAATAATAACGAGCATAGGACAAGAAAAACTTTCCTGTCCCGTGCAATACTAGTGATTGAATTAGGTTTTGATTTTCGAGAAGAAAAACCTAGAAACGTCGCGACGAGTTGCGGTTATTTCCCCAGTTTCCATTACCATTAGAAGGTCTTCTTTCTTCACGGGGTCTTGCTTTGTTAACCTTAAGAGTACGAGTCATCCATTCAGCGCCATCGAGGTTTTCGATCGCGGTGGCTTCTTCATCTTCGGTGTCCATTTCGACAAAGGCAAAACCGCGTACTCTTCCGGTTGTACGATCGATCGGAATCTGAACTTTTTTTACAGAACCATATTCTGCAAAAACATCGTTCAACTCGGCTTCCGTAACC
Above is a genomic segment from Leptolyngbyaceae cyanobacterium containing:
- a CDS encoding PHP domain-containing protein; protein product: MLELHCHTTYSDGTLTPTELVSAAVKAGVRALAITDHDTLSGWGEAFAAAEEQNLEIVPGVELSTVHHDCSLHILGFYPDAEKLREPLLDRTEGRFRRARQMAEKLAELGYPIELPYLGEGMAPGRPHIATALVRAGYVQSSAEAFERWLGDGGPAYVNYEKFSIQDGISLLRSCGAVPVWAHPYLFRGGEVEQVLKELVDAGLMGVEVYHPNHSAGQTAHLKKLCKEYGLLMSGGSDYHGPNSGVRGKESIKLNMLNVPWELLDPIKKAAASLTTTV
- a CDS encoding threo-3-hydroxy-L-aspartate ammonia-lyase — translated: MNSHQSNAPNEKNLSVTYQDIQAAATRLANIAHRTPILTSTTVNELTGSQVFFKCENFQRTGSFKLRGAYNALIQLSEKEKQQGVLAYSSGNHAQAIALAGKLLSIPTVIVMPENAPDVKIAATRGYGAEVVLYDPNQANREEFAQNIARDRNLTLIPPYNHPHVVAGQGTAALELISEVGELDLLLVCCGGGGLLSGSAIATKTLSPNCRIIGVEPEKADDATRSFHTKTLHKVHNPDTIADGVRTPCLGEITFPLILHYVDDMVTVSEEAIIRTMFFIWERLKIVVEPTGALAAAALLEGKVTAPNSKVGIIISGGNVSFKQISQLDISKN
- a CDS encoding DUF928 domain-containing protein, whose product is MKRPNFLFLLMIITSIFVSYANSQIVTASAPNLIGVRFTATKERGEQRLRGSTAGGYRCLQPVSRSPEAIVPLNSVVTTINSNPPLYIYLPKQDKARSAEFRIEDSDGENVLYESSLLTSGKEGIIKLNFPNTVVLESGKNYRWSFIVVCDEEGVSSNPFVNGIIRRVEPTDRLNSQLQQEIDPLKQAKLYAAASIWQEALDIMIEQRQMYPKEWQEFLRSVKLEKYNTTPFLDCCNAEDG
- a CDS encoding AAA family ATPase gives rise to the protein MNSAQILSPSWSFPFCPKPPNWYLNWSAVQAEFDWLQALENCPQDPRYHAEGDVLTHTRLVCEALISLPAWRELPPTERSILFAAALLHDVAKPSATNREIDGSITSKGHVRQGAKMARQILYLMNVPFRQREAIIALILYGSLPLWFWDKSNPQRAVIKASQLIRCDLLGLLAEADVRGRHCDDRSQLLEKIQFFREFCQENHCFEYPRQFASHHSRFVYFQKEDGNPDYAAFDDTKFEVILMSGLPGSGKDYWVRENLPDWRAIALDEVRKQMNISPKDEQGEVINQAKSVAKEYMRAGKSFVWNGTNLSRQIRSGLINLFSAYRARIRIVYLEVPYEELLKRNREREAMVPESIIEKMCDRLEVPDLTEAHLVNWVVDGMMIN
- a CDS encoding RNA ligase family protein: MEHQIRKYPRTHHIQGSRLQPGDEDLDSVPFNAIANRYVIVEEKVDGANAAISFSDDGQIRLQSRGHYLTGGEREKHFNLFKQWAYSHAAAFWEILGNRYILYGEWLYAKHTIFYDYLPHYFLEYDVMDTEKNEFLSTKSRNQLLSGLPLVSVPVLFAGILQSYKQLTGLLANSNYIRAGHLERFRLSCEEKGLDVERSIAQTDPTTLMEGLYIKVEEESIVTARYKYVRASFLTTVLQSDGHWLNRPIIPNQLSPEVDLFAL
- a CDS encoding DUF6272 family protein, encoding MTQIFGDFIDNISSDRDSLELIFTHSSHSLKLGWRNNRLSAHFVANYFLTFLPVDDKDPNGEDKVRESRDAVSYVGNELLENAMKHNDIESNYQVKFGIHLLEESELKVVIFASNALKSEEISKFQDFIKELITSDPDELFVRQVEKSAEEEYSESSGLGLITSINDYSAKLGWKFEPLPSQPDFTIVTAMAQLKVL
- a CDS encoding peptidylprolyl isomerase, encoding MMQAKLGDTVLVHYTGRLLDGTVFDSSMSRDPLEFSIGEGEVIPGFEQAVIGMSPGETKTEEIPCDRAYGPHRPEMVMLVDRQQIPDDLEIEEGLQLQLQHPSGQVINVTVTEMDDSKVVLDANHPLAGQDLTFDIHLVALNS
- a CDS encoding RNA-binding protein, whose protein sequence is MTVYVGNLSYEVTEAELNDVFAEYGSVKKVQIPIDRTTGRVRGFAFVEMDTEDEEATAIENLDGAEWMTRTLKVNKARPREERRPSNGNGNWGNNRNSSRRF